The following coding sequences lie in one Xiphias gladius isolate SHS-SW01 ecotype Sanya breed wild chromosome 24, ASM1685928v1, whole genome shotgun sequence genomic window:
- the gja4 gene encoding gap junction protein alpha 4, translating to MSRADWSFLEHLLEEGQEYSTGIGRIWLTVLFLFRMLVLGTAAESAWDDEQADFICNTRQPGCTAVCYDKAFPISHFRYFVLQVIFVSTPTIFYFGYVAIRARNEAKKEEEKANEGGGGGSKRGEIVIERGNKNVTEDNVEEKEKKDNGGKGRKADKAPPEALKMKGRLLCAYASSILLKVILETGFIVGLWILYDGFFIAAKFECTGFPCPHTVDCFVSRPTEKTIFTIYTQVIAAISLLLNLVELLHLLQLAISHHLEKRYRTRHQDYLWSGRVPARQKTSELQTEVLRPYTAGSHVNIPMQVETTCHPNPCESYRDPVIEANWGREEAASDLLPSYVNCMGAMKMSHSPRAHYKNHEQHTVQNSKGAHKGHSKQKHYV from the coding sequence ATGTCCAGGGCTGACTGGTCCTTCCTGGAGCACCTGCTGGAGGAGGGCCAGGAGTATTCGACAGGCATTGGCCGCATCTGGCTTACCGTGCTCTTCCTGTTTCGCATGCTGGTACTGGGAACTGCTGCCGAATCGGCCTGGGATGACGAGCAAGCTGACTTCATCTGCAACACACGACAGCCTGGCTGCACTGCTGTCTGCTACGACAAAGCCTTCCCCATTTCCCACTTTCGCTACTTTGTCCTTCAAGTCATCTTCGTCTCCACGCCGACCATCTTCTATTTTGGATATGTAGCTATAAGGGCTAGGAACGAAGcgaaaaaagaggaagaaaaggctAATGAAGGAGGTGGTGGGGGAAGTAAGAGAGGGGAAATTGTAATAGAAAGGGGCaacaaaaatgtgactgaaGACAATgtagaggagaaggagaaaaaagacaatggTGGGAAAGGTAGAAAAGCTGACAAGGCTCCTCCTGAGGCCCTTAAAATGAAAGGCAGACTGCTGTGTGCATATGCATCCAGCATCCTGTTAAAAGTTATCCTAGAAACTGGCTTCATTGTAGGGCTGTGGATCCTCTATGATGGCTTCTTTATAGCAGCAAAGTTTGAGTGCACAGGGTTCCCTTGTCCTCATACGGTGGACTGCTTTGTCTCCCGACCCACGGAGAAGACCATCTTCACCATCTACACTCAGGTGATTGCTGCCATCTCCCTGCTTCTCAACCTCGTTgagctcctccacctcctccagcttGCCATCTCCCACCACCTGGAGAAGCGCTACCGTACCCGGCACCAAGACTATCTTTGGTCTGGGCGGGTACCAGCCCGACAAAAGACTTCCGAGCTTCAAACAGAGGTGTTGCGGCCTTACACAGCAGGGAGCCATGTAAACATCCCCATGCAGGTTGAGACTACATGCCATCCCAACCCCTGTGAGAGCTACAGGGATCCGGTAATAGAGGCAAACTGGGGACGTGAGGAAGCTGCGAGTGACCTGCTCCCTAGTTATGTTAACTGCATGGGGGCTATGAAGATGTCACATTCCCCTAGAGCCCATTATAAAAATCATGAACAACACACTGTTCAAAATAGTAAGGGTGCCCATAAGGGACACTCAAAGCAGAAGCATTATGTTTGA